The segment CTGGCCGTCGGCGGCGCACGCCGCAGCGGAAGGCGAAGCCCGGAAATATACTTACATCCACCACTGTTTGCAAACCGCCAGCGGCCGCATCTGCTGCCTTCGACGGCCCGCGGCAGAGCGCTTTGGCGCAAGCGACCACAAAGCAGAACGCCGGCAAGCGCCGGCGTTCAATCCCTCGGGGAGGCGTTACTGACGCACCCCTTCGACGGAAATGATCAGATCGACCGTCTGCGCTGCCGGGCCGAGGTCCTTGGCGATGTCGAAATCCTTCAGCCTCAGCGTCGTTTGGCCTTCGAAACCCGCCCGGTAGCCACCCCAGGGATCCTCACCTTCGCCGATGAACCGGGCGGCAATCACCACCGGCTTGGTTACACCATTGAGGGTGAGGTCGCCATGGATGTCAGCCGTGCCCTCACCGGTCGACTTCACCGAAGTCGACGTGAAGGTCGCCTTCGGATGGGCCTGCACGTTGAGGAAGTCGTCGCTGCGCAGATGCTTGTCGCGCTCGGCATGGTTGGTATCGACGCTGGCGGTTTCCAGGTTCACCTCGACCTTGCTGGCTTCGGGCTGGTCGGCATCGAAGCTGAAGCGCCCGTCGAATTCCTTGAAGGTGCCCCATAGCCAACTGTAGCCGAGGTGGCTGATCTTGAAGTTGACGAAGGCATGCTGGCGCTCGGTATCGATCACATAGTCAGCGGCCATCGCCTGGCCGGCGAACAGCGCCGAACCCAGTGCCAGGGCAGCGATGCGGTGCTTGAACATATCCGAGCTTCTCCTTTGGTTGTCAGCCACGACCCAGCATGCGCTGGAGGGTCGCGTCTCGATCGATGAAATGATGTTTGAGTGCCGCCAGGGCGTGCAGCACGGCAAGGATCACCAGCGCCCAGGCCATGTATTCGTGGATCACCCCGGCCACATCGGCTTGCCGCGGCAGGGAGGAAACCAGTGCCGGCACCTCGAACCAGCCGAAGACGTCGACCGGCCGCCCCTTGGCGGTCGAGATCAGGTAGCCGCTGATCATCACCGCGAACAACCCCAGATAGAGCAGCCCGTGCCCCAACCGGGTCAGGGTGCGAACGCCGGGACCGTGGTTGGCGAGCGGCTGCGGCTGAGGGTTGAATACCTTCCAGCCCAGACGAACCAGCATGACCAGGAAGGCCAGCACGCCGATGCCCTTGTGCAGGTCCGGTGCGGTGCGGTACCAGCTGCTGTAGTAGTCCAGGCCCACCATCCACAGGCCGAGCCCGAACAGGCCGAACACCGCCGCAGCGATCAACCAGTGCAGCAGGACGCTGACCAGCCCGTAACGGTGTGCAGTATTACGCCATTGCATGACACTTTCCCTCTCAACAATGCTGTGAAGCCTAGCGATAAACCTATCGACGTAGAGCGCATTTTTTCGCTTCGTACCATCGCACCTGTCGATATGATCCGCCCGCACCGACCTGCCGCCTTCTGCTAGGCTGCGGCGTCCCGATGAAGGAGCCCGACACCATGAGCCTGAACCAGATCTGGATGCAACGCGATCTCGCCGTGCTCTGGCACCCCTGCACGCAGATGAAGGATCACGAACAGCTGCCGCTGATTCCGATCAAGCGTGGTGAAGGTGTCTGGCTCGAGGATTTCGACGGCAACCGCTACCTCGATGCGGTCAGTTCCTGGTGGGTGAACGTGTTCGGGCATGCCAACCCGCGGATCAACCAGCGCATCCGCGACCAGCTCGATCAGCTCGAGCACGTCATGCTCGCCGGGTTCAGCCATCAGCCGGTGGTCGAGCTTTCCGAACGACTGGTGGCGCTGACCCCAGCGGGGCTCGACCGGGTGTTCTACACCGACAACGGCTCGACCGGCATCGAAGTCGCGCTGAAGATGAGCTTCCATTACTGGCGCAACTGCGGGCGCGAGCGCAAGAAGCGCTTCGTCACCCTGACCAACAGCTACCACGGCGAAACCGTGGCGGCGATGTCGGTCGGCGATGTCGCCCTGTTCACCGACACCTACAAGCCGCTGCTGCTCGATACCTTCAAGGTGCCCAGCCCCGATTGCTACCTGCGCGAGGAAGGCATGAGCTGGGAAGCGCATTCGCGCAGCATGTTCGCGCACATGGAGCGGACCCTGGCCGAGCACCATCAGGAGATTGCCGCAGTCATCGTCGAGCCGCTGATCCAGGGCGCCGGCGGCATGCGCATGTACCACCCGGCCTACCTGCAACTGTTGCGCGAGGCGTGCGATCGCTACGACGTGCACCTGATCCACGACGAAATTGCCGTGGGCTTCGGTCGCACCGGCACGATGTTCGCGTGCGAACAAGCCGGTATCACACCGGATTTCCTCTGCCTGTCGAAGGCGCTGACCGGCGGTTATCTGCCGATGGCCGCCGTACTGACCACAGACCGGGTCTATCAGGCGTTCTACGACGACTACGAAACCCTGCGCGCATTCCTGCACTCGCACACCTACACCGGCAATCCGCTGGCCTGCGCCGCCGCGCTGGCGACGCTGGATATCTTCGAGCAGGACAACGTCATCGAAGCCAATAAGCGCCTGGCAGCGCGCATGGCGCAGGCCACCGCACACCTGGCCGACCATCGCCATGTCGCCGAGGTTCGCCAGACGGGCATGGCCCTGGCGATCGAGATGGTCCAGGACAAAGCCAGCCGGGCCGCCTACCCCTGGCAGGAGCGCCGCGGACTGCGCGTCTACGAACATGCGCTGAGCCGCGGCGCGCTGCTGCGACCGCTGGGCAGCGTGGTGTATTTCCTGCCGCCTTACTGCATCACCGAGGAACAGATCGACTTTCTCGCCGAAGTCGCCGAGCAGGGCATCGACCTGGCCACCCGCGATGCCGTCACGGTCGCCGTACCAGGCCGCTATCCGGACTTCCGCGACCCGGGCTGACGGCGCACAGCCAGGGCCAACGCGCTACAATCGCGCACCCTTTCTGTGTGCAGCCGGCTCGCTCGTTACCCATGCGCCTATCCCGCTTTTTCGTCGATCTCACCCTGACTCTTGGCCGGCACGAGCTGCCGGATGCCCAGGCCCATTACATTGCGCGCGTATTGCGTCTGGGGGTCGGTGATGCAGTCCAGCTGTTCGACGGCAGCGGTTTCGAGTATCGCGGCCGGCTCTGCGCGGTCGGCAAGAAGCAGGTGCAGGTCGAGCTCGACGAACGGCTTCACGGCCAGGCGGAGTCGCCGCTGAAAATCCACCTGGGCCAAGGCCTGTCGCGCGGCGAGCGAATGGACTGGGCCATTCAGAAAGCCACGGAACTCGGTGCAACGGAGATCACGCCGATCATCAGCGATCGCTGCGAGGTACGCCTGAACGACGAGCGAGCGGACAAGCGCCTGGCCCATTGGCGGCAGATTGCGATCAGCGCCTGCGAGCAGTGCGGCCGCTCGGTGCTACCCACCCTTCACGCCCCGCAGACCCTGGCGCAATGGTTGGGCATCGAGGCCGATCTGAAACTGCTGCTGCATCCGGTTGCCAGCCCGCTCGCCGAGCACGCTGCGCCAAGCAACCTGGCGATGTTGATCGGGCCGGAAGGTGGCCTCAGCGAGGCGGAAATCGACCAGGCGCGCCAGCAGGGCTTCCTGCCGGCTCGTCTGGGGCCGCGCGTGTTGCGTACCGAAACTGCGCCAGTCGTTGCGCTCAGCGTAGCGCAGTATCTATGGGGGGACCTGGCCTGAAGGCCGGGAGCCTCAGATCAGCCCCGCGTCCGCCAGTTTCTGCTCCAGCGCGACCAGATCGGGAATACGCGCCTGCACGTCGCCCAGATTCACCGCATCGAGCTCTAGCGGGCCTAGCGCGACGTTCGCGCGCGGCAGGCCGGCATCGACCTTGACCGGACGCGGAATGCCCTGCACCAGCAGCGCGATGAACTTGACGTGATCGCGCCCGCCAAGCGCATTGAGCACCACGACCCGCGCCTGCGCGCCTAATCGGGCTTCGCCGCCGTCGGCCGCCTCGAAGCAGAGCAGCGGCAGGTTCAGATCTCGCCATTGCACCTGTCCCAGCAACCAGGCCGGCAACCCCGGCGTAGCCTGCGGCTGACGGTAGGCAATGAGCTCGGCCACCGTAACGTTGGGCATCAGCAGGTGGCGGTCGGCAAGCGGCACCAACAGACAGTTGAGCGTGGCCGGAGCCTCGGAAGAAACAAGCGATTGGCTCATGGCTGAACCCCCTGGGTGAGCGTGGCAGTGGCACGCTGTGCGAAATGGTTGACCAGCGCCTGGGCCAGCTCTCGCGGGTCCCCGCTCAACGCGCTGTAGCCGCCGTCTCGCAGATTGTCCGGCATGCTGGAGCAGGCGCAGGAATCGGCCCGCTGGGTCCAGATCCGCCCTCCCTGACGCAGCAGGTAGGCCGCCGCGGTACTGCCATCGCTGCCCATGCCGCTGAACACGATGGCCCCGCAACGCGCGCCGAACTGCTGCGCAAGGTTGAGCATCATCTGATCGATCGACGGACTGTAGGGCTCGGGCCAGCAGCGCGCACTGCGTGCCATGCGGCCATCGGCGCTGAACGCCAGCTCGTTGCCAATCGGCGCGATGACCACCTCGCCACAGCGCACCGCGTCGCCATCGCGGCACAGACTTACATGCCATTGGCTGTGCCGACCAATGACCTGGCATAGAGTCTGCTCGAAACTCGCCTCGATGTGCTGCGCGTAGACGAAGCCTACCGGCAGCCCTGCCGGCAACGCGTCGAGAAACGCCTTGACCGCTTCGGGGCCGCCCAGCGACGCCCCCAGCAACCAGACCTCAGGCGCCACCGTGCCGGGCTCGGCCAAGGCAGCCTGCAATGTCGGAGGCAGCGCCAGCCGGCCACTACCACCGTCGCCAGGCTTGCCTTGCAACACGTCCAGACGCGGCCCGACCTCCCGGCTGGGGTCGCCGACCAGACGCTTGAGCTTGCCGAACAGTCGACGCTCCCAGCGCGGGTAATGTTCCGAATGACGCTCGGGCGCATGGCCCTCGCCGAACAGCACCAGGGTGCCGTCGCGGGCGAGCAGCGCATCGACCAGCGGCGAATCTTCGGTCTGCGCGAGATCGACCAGCCACAGATCGGCCTCGGCCTCGGCGAGATCGGCCGGCTCCATACGAGCCGGGTCGCTATTGAGCACGACCTGATAACCATTGGCGCCAAGCGCCTGCTGCAGGACGTGCCGCTGCAGCGAGGTGTCGGCGAGCACGGCGATGCGAGCGGAACTGGACTCAGGCATGACCGTGCACCAACTGTTCGATACTCTCCAGCAAGAGCGACTCCTGATAGGGCTTGCCCAGGTAATGGTTGACGCCAATCGCCAGCGCCCGCTCACGGTGTTTCTCGCCGGTACGCGAAGTGATCATGATGATCGGCAGGTCCTTCAGACGCTCGTCATGGCGCACCAGCGCCGCGACCTCGAAGCCGTCCATGCGTGGCATCTCGATGTCCAGCAGCATGATGTCCGGCTTGCGTTCCTGCAGTTGACTGATCGCATCGACGCCATCCTTTGCGGTCATCACGTTCATGCCGTTGCGCTCGAGCAACCGGCTGGTCACCTTGCGCACGGTCACCGAATCGTCGACCACCATCACCAGCGTCGGCCGCCCATGTTCGGGCTCGACCGACTCGGGCACCTGCGGCAGCAGTTGCGGACGCTGCTGGATCAGTTGCTGCGCGTGTTGCAGGCGAATGGTCGCCAGCAGGTCGAGAATCACCACCACGCGTCCATCCCCGAGAATGGTGGCCCCGGAAATGCCCGCCACTCCGGCGAACTGCGCGCCCAGGCTCTTCACCACGATTTCACGCGAACCGGCGAGACTGTCCACCTGCACAGCAACGCTGTGGTCCTTGGAGCGCACCAGAATCACCGGCAACGGCAGGCTTTGCCCGACCAGCTTGGGTCGCTGACCATTGTTCAACAGGTCCCCCAGGTAGCGCAGTTCGTAGGCCTGGCCGGCATACTCGAAGCGCGGCGCACCGGGCTGGTAATAGGCCTCGAGTTCATAGGGCGAGACCCGCACGATGCCCTCGATCGTGTTGAGCGGAATCGCGTAGAGATCCTCGCCCGAATACACCATCAGAGCCCGGTTCACCGACACGGTGAACGGCAGGCGAATCAGGAAGCGGGTACCCTGGCCCGGCGTCGACTCGATACTCATGGAGCCACCGAGCTGCTTGACCTCCGAGTGGACCACGTCCATGCCCACGCCCCGCCCGGAGATCTGGGTCACCTGCGCAGCCGTGGAAAATCCGGCTTCCAGAATGAACTGCAGGATCTCGTGCTCGGTGAGCTCGCTGTCGTTGGTCATCAGCCCCCGCTCGATCGCCTTGCGCCGGACCGCCTCGAGATTGATGCCACCGCCGTCGTCGCTCAGCGTCAGCAGGATGTCGCCACCCTCACGGCCGAGATCCAGACGAATCGTGCCTTGCTCGGGCTTGCCGGCTGCCCGCCGGGCGGCGGTAGCCTCGATCCCATGGTCGACCGCATTGCGCAGCATGTGCTCCAGCGGGGCGACGATGCGCTCGAGCACGCTGCGGTCCATCTCGCCATTGGCGTTGCCGACCACGAATTCGACCTGCTTGCCCAGCTCGGAGGCAACCTGCCGGACGATGCGCCGCAGGCGCGGTATCAGCCGCTCGAACGGCACCATGCGGGTGCGCATCAGGCCTTCCTGCAGCTCGGTATTGACTCGCGCCTGTTGCAACAAAAGCGTTTCGGCATCGCGGTTGCGCGCCGCCAGCGTTTCTTTCAGATCGAGCAGGTCGGAGGCCGACTCGAACAGCGAGCGCGACAGCTGTTGCAGCTGCGAATGACGGTCCATTTCGAGCGGGTCGAAGTCATCGTAGCCGGCGCGCTCTGCCTCGGCCTGATAGCGGCTGAGAATCTGCGCCTGGGTTTCGGTGTCGAGGCGACGCAACTGATCGCGGACCCGCTCGATGGTGGCTTCCATCTCGCTCAGCGTGAAGCTCACATCGCTGACCTGCTGCTCGACCCGACCACGGAAAATCGAGGTCTCCCCGGCCAGGTTCACCAACCCTTCAAGCAGCTCGGCCGGAACCTTGATCATCTCCTGCGGTGCCCTGCGCGCCGCGGCGTCCTGGGCTGCCTGCTGGGCACGTCGAATGAAAGGCAGAACCTTGGCCGGCGTATGGTTGGCCAGGTCGTCCGCCGCACTCGCGGCGACGATGGGCCGTGGCAGCTGCGCGACCACAGCAGGCTCGGTGCTCTCGGCAGCGCTCGCTGTCTCGCCGTCACTGGCCAGAACTTCCTTGAGTTGATCGACAGCGTTCTGCAGCGCCTCATAACCACGCTGCACATCCAGATGCAGGCTATCGGCCCAGGGCGCTCCCTGCTGTTGCGCCTCGGTCAGACGCTGTTCGAGGTCATGCGCCAGATTGCCCAGGTCCGCCTGGCCGGCCAGACGGGCACCTCCCTTGAGCGTGTGAAGGATGCGCAGCATCTCGCCGAGCTGCCCTCCGTCCGCTGCCGCGCCGTCAAGGCGGCCCAAGGCAGCGTCCAGCTCCTCGAGCAGTTCGTCGGCTTCCTCGACGAAGATGTCCAGAATCTCCGCTTCGGCAGCTGCATTCGGCTGGCTGGCGGCACGCAGCGTGACCGTGCTTGGCTCGCTCAGTTGCTCTTGAGGGTTGAGACGGAAGTGCCGAATCGCCTCGATGTGGGCGTTCCCGTCAGGGATGGGAGCGCCGTTGCGTAGCGCCTCGAGCATGGCAGCGAGTGCATCCTGCGCACCAAGCAGCAGCTCGAACAGCACCGGACTGGCCCGGTAACGGCCAGCGCACAGACCTTCGTAAAGAAACTCCAGTTCATGAGCGAGATCGCCTACCTCGCGGACCTCGGCCATGCGCGCACCGCCCTTGAGCGTATGCAGATCGCGCTGCAAGGCTTCGAGCTCAAGACTGTTGTCGACATCGGCCATCCAGCGATGCAGGCCGGCTGCAGCGCTTTCGATCAGATCGAGCCCTTCCTCGAGGAAGATTTCCACCAGTTCGGGGTCGTGCTCGGGTGATACGGCAGGCACCGAAGACTCGTCTGCCATGGCCCGTGGGAGCGACGCGGGTTCGTCGGCCCCGACGCCCACATCCGTTTCGGTCTCCGCGGCTTCGGCTTCGGCTTCGGCTTCGGCTTCGGCTTCGGCTTCGGCTTCGGGCACAGCTTGGTCCAGCGGCTCGTCGACGAGAACATCGGATTGTTCGTCGGCCGGCAACGTCGATTCGGCTTGCAGGCGATCGACCGGCTCATCAAGCTCGGTCATCGCGCCCTGCCGATAGGCCCTGATCGCTTCGATCAAGGGTGCGGCAGAAACCATCGGCTCGTGCGCCTGTAGCTGCTCGAGCTGCTGGGCCAGCTGGTCGTGGCTGCGATGCAACAACCCGGAGAGCGCA is part of the Stutzerimonas balearica DSM 6083 genome and harbors:
- a CDS encoding chemotaxis protein CheW, which encodes MSQSLVSSEAPATLNCLLVPLADRHLLMPNVTVAELIAYRQPQATPGLPAWLLGQVQWRDLNLPLLCFEAADGGEARLGAQARVVVLNALGGRDHVKFIALLVQGIPRPVKVDAGLPRANVALGPLELDAVNLGDVQARIPDLVALEQKLADAGLI
- a CDS encoding adenosylmethionine--8-amino-7-oxononanoate transaminase: MSLNQIWMQRDLAVLWHPCTQMKDHEQLPLIPIKRGEGVWLEDFDGNRYLDAVSSWWVNVFGHANPRINQRIRDQLDQLEHVMLAGFSHQPVVELSERLVALTPAGLDRVFYTDNGSTGIEVALKMSFHYWRNCGRERKKRFVTLTNSYHGETVAAMSVGDVALFTDTYKPLLLDTFKVPSPDCYLREEGMSWEAHSRSMFAHMERTLAEHHQEIAAVIVEPLIQGAGGMRMYHPAYLQLLREACDRYDVHLIHDEIAVGFGRTGTMFACEQAGITPDFLCLSKALTGGYLPMAAVLTTDRVYQAFYDDYETLRAFLHSHTYTGNPLACAAALATLDIFEQDNVIEANKRLAARMAQATAHLADHRHVAEVRQTGMALAIEMVQDKASRAAYPWQERRGLRVYEHALSRGALLRPLGSVVYFLPPYCITEEQIDFLAEVAEQGIDLATRDAVTVAVPGRYPDFRDPG
- a CDS encoding cytochrome b; its protein translation is MQWRNTAHRYGLVSVLLHWLIAAAVFGLFGLGLWMVGLDYYSSWYRTAPDLHKGIGVLAFLVMLVRLGWKVFNPQPQPLANHGPGVRTLTRLGHGLLYLGLFAVMISGYLISTAKGRPVDVFGWFEVPALVSSLPRQADVAGVIHEYMAWALVILAVLHALAALKHHFIDRDATLQRMLGRG
- a CDS encoding YceI family protein encodes the protein MFKHRIAALALGSALFAGQAMAADYVIDTERQHAFVNFKISHLGYSWLWGTFKEFDGRFSFDADQPEASKVEVNLETASVDTNHAERDKHLRSDDFLNVQAHPKATFTSTSVKSTGEGTADIHGDLTLNGVTKPVVIAARFIGEGEDPWGGYRAGFEGQTTLRLKDFDIAKDLGPAAQTVDLIISVEGVRQ
- a CDS encoding chemotaxis protein CheB; this encodes MPESSSARIAVLADTSLQRHVLQQALGANGYQVVLNSDPARMEPADLAEAEADLWLVDLAQTEDSPLVDALLARDGTLVLFGEGHAPERHSEHYPRWERRLFGKLKRLVGDPSREVGPRLDVLQGKPGDGGSGRLALPPTLQAALAEPGTVAPEVWLLGASLGGPEAVKAFLDALPAGLPVGFVYAQHIEASFEQTLCQVIGRHSQWHVSLCRDGDAVRCGEVVIAPIGNELAFSADGRMARSARCWPEPYSPSIDQMMLNLAQQFGARCGAIVFSGMGSDGSTAAAYLLRQGGRIWTQRADSCACSSMPDNLRDGGYSALSGDPRELAQALVNHFAQRATATLTQGVQP
- a CDS encoding 16S rRNA (uracil(1498)-N(3))-methyltransferase, which codes for MRLSRFFVDLTLTLGRHELPDAQAHYIARVLRLGVGDAVQLFDGSGFEYRGRLCAVGKKQVQVELDERLHGQAESPLKIHLGQGLSRGERMDWAIQKATELGATEITPIISDRCEVRLNDERADKRLAHWRQIAISACEQCGRSVLPTLHAPQTLAQWLGIEADLKLLLHPVASPLAEHAAPSNLAMLIGPEGGLSEAEIDQARQQGFLPARLGPRVLRTETAPVVALSVAQYLWGDLA